In Brassica napus cultivar Da-Ae chromosome A3, Da-Ae, whole genome shotgun sequence, the sequence TGGATGATGCATGTTGGTTTCTTTACATTATAGACTTGTTGGCATTATGAAGAACAGGTTCGTTCATGTATCAGCACAAGAAGATTATTCATCTAATTTCTAAAAGCATTCGTCATTATTTGACTAACGGCTGTCTTCTCTAACCATGAAACATGTGTTTTGACTAATGATATTTTCATTGACGTGCTATCAATATATGAAACACAAACTAGGCCATGTTAAATCTACATTGTCTCAGTCGATCTGTAATAAATATCTGAAAGAGAAGTATATTACCATACCACAAATCCAAATGGTGAGAAGCAGGAGAAGTTTTATTATTCAACAGTCTGTCCCTAATCAAGACTGATCATATAACATTTTCGGATGACTAAACATGATCGACGTAACATTAGATGTGTCATTGGTCGAGAGAAGAGTACATTTGGTCATGCTTCATCATAGGCCAGTAGAGCCAACAAGTACAAAACAAAGTCAGAGTATTTGAAAATTAGCGACAGCTCATTGCGAATGGGACATAAGTAATTAACATTGCAAAAGTTAACAATATTCCTCAGATAAATCTTATAACTGGTCCACTTGTCGGtgtaaatgtaatattttttcttctattatcAAGAAAGACAAAAACGTGAGTGGAAAAAACTATACAATTAATTTCTTGCAGCAAATAGGAGCTCAATGTTGACTTCACTGCAAATTACATACAAAATGTCTCTAGCCAACTTAAagttctaatatatatatagctagcaaataaacttttttttttcgaacTTTGCTAATACAGTTTGTCTACTTGCTATTGATGCTTTACTAAAAAGACACATTCTTTAACAGATTGAATGATTGCTTCTCTATAATCATTGTTTCATCATTTACAATCATTGGATTGAACCAGACAGATTATTCCATCCACTGAGTTAAATTTATATGTGATCCAAATTGAAGAAGTCGGTCTTATTTTCTTGAGTTCTTGCCACCATTTCAGAGATATTTTTTGGATATGAAGATTTTATATGCATGAAGAAATCACATATCTAAAATACGATTGAACTTAAACTAATACGCTAATCGTTTTGTGTTGAACCCTATTTTCTTTGTTtcacaaaaattgttattttgatacatttttttgttacacgAAAAGTGTcgttttataaatacattatgaatcatatttatttttcgttttgatattagttgaatatttttgatttataaatggatttatttttctttaatattattgatcaaacaaatgtatttattaatcaatatcttttactttttgtaaagtgttacaaacaaatttttgttttctcaactaaatttgaaaataaataatcattctTCTTCATATCTCGTATCCGTTCTTTTTGTCTTCCTATATGTTTTTGTGATGGTTACTAGTTAGatcatatatgtattaataatttaattttgtccTAGCAGACTTTTGCTACCTACACCTAACCAGTCCTTGCATAACCACAATGGCTTTTGTGATCAGTACTTATACAAATACACATATATGCATATACATACGAAATTCACACATAAATATCCTAAATTCCATGTGGGTCTACATGCATATAGTATACGAACCATTTGTCTTTTTATTTCTAAGCAGACCCATTTGGTCATTTCTTAACATTAAGTATGCTAACTCTATCTGTCGGCCTTTGGTGATATATATGTTATCTCAATACAGACATGTATTCTTCTACTATAACAGGATTGAGAAATGTTGAAGACGATAGCTGTAGAGAGACCAAAGCAGAGACAGAGGAAAGGGTTCTGGTCACCAGAAGAAGACGAGAAGCTAAGGAGTTTCATCCTCTCTCATGGTCATTCTTGCTGGACGACTGTTCCCATCAAAGCTGGTCTCTCCttaaatctttttcttttattgtttagtctttgtcaaaataatttagccaattttttttttgttggggtTTAATATGAAAAGGGTTACAAAGGAATGGAAAGAGCTGCAGATTAAGATGGATTAATTATCTAAGACCAGGGTTAAAGAGGGATATGATTaatgcagaagaagaagagatcatATTGACTTTTCATTCTTCCTTGGGCAACAAGTAAGCTTTACCctaacctaaaaaaaaactaaccctcTTTTCTCAGCAGATGCTAAAGAGTAAAGAGAGCTGTTCTTTTGTGTGATTAGGTGGTCTCGGATTGCAAAGTTCTTACCGGGGAGGACAGACAATGAGATAAAGAACTATTGGCACTCTCATCTGAAAAAGAAATGGCTCAAGTCTCAGAAGTTGCAACATGCAACATCTATATCCACTTCTTCCGAATCACTCGTTGCTTGCGGGAGAAGAAACCCGCAAACCTTGATCTCACTTCCAGAGAAGACATCTTCATCTCCATCACAAGAAAGCaatgacaacaacaacaactattCATGCTCTTCTGGTCCTGAGATTGCAAGGCTGTTCTTCTCCGAGTGGTTTACTTCGTCGGATCCCTACTTTGATCATTCCTCTAATTTGACAGACTCTAACCAcatccaaactccaaatatTCAAGGACCTGTCTCAGACTACGAAGAATCAGGTGATGTTAATCAGTTCTATTACAACGAGATGGTGATGATGAGCAACAGCAACTGGACTCTTAACGACGTCGTTTTTGGCTCGAAGTGACATAAGCAGGGGCATAAGATTGATAGAGACGACTCAGTCGTCAACAACCATGTAAATCCAGTCTCAAACAATgtaaatcaaattataaatgaaaaatattgggaaaattataatttaccACAAatttgatactttttttttttgacaacaaacaatgcacagactcatattgactctgtgaaccaacttggaaactctgcatccatgtgtacGACGAAAGATAGTTGATGCCGGGCACTACGTGCTAAGCTGTCCGCCTTTTGGTTCGCCGTCCTTGGTACATGAACGATGTCTGAGTTGTGGAAACTTCTTCTCAAAAGCTTGATGTCTTCTAAATAGGTTCCAAATGCAGGCCATTCCTcaggttccgaaaccatcttcaccaactgagaacaatctgttgcaaacgtaacctgaaattgtctTAAAtttctcatgcattccattgcccaaatcaatgCCTCCACCTCAGAGTGAAGAGGTGATAGACATGCACGGACATTTCGTGCCCCTAACAAACCATCAAAGCCTGGTAAAGTAATAAACCATCCTTGCCCTGAGAACACAGCCttatctttccaagaaccatctATAAAACACCATCGTCCTGTATTCGTTTGGATGGAACTATTCTGTGTAACTGGTGCCACTCTCTGATTCCTTAAAACCTgagcctcagcccaaagtgttgattccaGTTCAGCCAGCTTAAGTGTATCTCTCGGATCAACATCAATATTACCAAACACCTTCTTATTCCGacttttccaaatataccataagatccatgcaaactgatggtcatctatctttggattaactctccaaaaaagatgatccatattcaCAAATTTGATactattttctaaatttatgtttaaatgatAACTATTTTGATAAATATCTCAAATTTGTGatgataaaaaaactaaaacaagtctcctaaatcatttataaatatttaagaatcatttataaaacatttatagaagtttaatagcaatataaaacatttatgatATTTCAAACAAATTTCTCCAAAAAAATTGAAGGTAAGATGTATAAAAGAGTTGCATTACAATTTACAACTTAACTAGAGGCTAGAGCTAATTAAAGTGTCTTAACCATAGCAGCAGCGGGAATTCGAGGCAGCATGCGCCACCGCGTGTCTTTGGCTTCATGGAACTTTGCCTCTGAGTTTATCCATCAGCTCAAATTCATTTGGAGCAAGCTTAGAATCTAAAAAATTTGGAAACTCTTCCTCACAAAGCTTATCACATTCACAGCTGGAGTAGCATAATCCATGAGCTCCAAGGACGTGCGCGTTTTTACGTCAGACACAATAAGCTTTACAACTCCTTCATCGAATTTCTTCTTCTGCAAGTTTCTTTCTCGCTGATGTCTTATCTTCCAAATCAATTAAAAGCTCGTGCCCATGCCTAGTTCAATGGTTCGGTTTTAAGCTGAACCAAAAAACCAAAATGTTTTAACTAAATTAGTTAAGTATAGTAGtaatattaagattta encodes:
- the LOC106444623 gene encoding transcription factor LAF1, with the protein product MLKTIAVERPKQRQRKGFWSPEEDEKLRSFILSHGHSCWTTVPIKAGLQRNGKSCRLRWINYLRPGLKRDMINAEEEEIILTFHSSLGNKWSRIAKFLPGRTDNEIKNYWHSHLKKKWLKSQKLQHATSISTSSESLVACGRRNPQTLISLPEKTSSSPSQESNDNNNNYSCSSGPEIARLFFSEWFTSSDPYFDHSSNLTDSNHIQTPNIQGPVSDYEESGDVNQFYYNEMVMMSNSNWTLNDVVFGSK